The Acidobacteriota bacterium genome has a window encoding:
- a CDS encoding Uma2 family endonuclease → MAAKLEPLLTIADIESMPEDGNRYEVIEGELFVSRAPSLTHQGVVGNLLFAFTEYLRENPIGKVWPGPGVIFSDFSGVIPDVVYISNERRREIATGTRVSGAPDLIIEILSPGTENERRDRHAKRQLYRKYGVKGYWIVDPERSAIAIYRTSKLKLVAKLGIRDQVTTPLLPGFRCSVRDILQ, encoded by the coding sequence ATGGCAGCCAAGCTTGAACCTCTTCTAACGATAGCGGACATCGAGTCAATGCCCGAAGACGGAAACCGCTACGAAGTCATTGAGGGGGAACTATTCGTGTCTCGCGCACCAAGCCTAACGCATCAAGGTGTTGTGGGGAATCTCTTATTCGCTTTCACCGAGTATCTCCGCGAAAACCCGATCGGAAAGGTCTGGCCGGGGCCAGGAGTGATCTTCAGCGACTTCAGCGGAGTGATACCCGATGTTGTCTACATCAGCAATGAGCGGCGAAGGGAGATAGCCACTGGCACTAGAGTTTCAGGGGCGCCAGATTTGATTATTGAAATACTCTCTCCTGGAACTGAGAACGAGCGACGCGACCGGCACGCCAAGCGGCAGCTTTATCGGAAGTACGGCGTGAAAGGGTATTGGATCGTTGACCCAGAGCGCTCAGCAATCGCCATCTACCGCACGAGCAAGCTAAAGCTAGTTGCCAAGCTGGGAATTCGGGACCAGGTAACCACACCATTGCTGCCAGGCTTTCGCTGCTCGGTGAGAGACATCCTGCAGTAA
- a CDS encoding ATP-binding protein gives MSPIQILKLVGFATGATLHLYIAWLIWNRRFGSREKLTQPVQLITIVNLCLGVWFLGNLFITFHELLIGVERLTVLLRAWDTLAMTAVALLPAALLHAHIGFWASLDGYRTLKPRAVRLIGAALYLPMTFLPYAFYRINVGDYQPYLVKLRMLLIPYSIWYLLVMISSAVIDWSIKDRLDPRALRERAFFKRVAVLLVLNGLFEFVVVALLRTGPNDVPWILFILSSLLPIFFVAYHVYRYKLVDVAVKDSLVYAVFALVFIAVYTYGVRRLDQFLVDRFEITPGVVEVILILGMVALASPLVRVIDRMVHRLFTSEIGLYRDVVRQVSSGAEGFGELTSLVRYTEETIRRGLDLSTVRVLPFNAADAGSPERRLAEKMIEWNADAIETDDDVQAIGATIAYALRRETELVGLMLITAEPHALTSEKRAILDVLASQVAVEVESCRLVEEKVRLERELANREHLATLGQMAAQVAHEVKNPLSSIKSIAQVMREEQALSGYEQDLSLIVSEIDRLNRTVSQLLAFSRPSHADTRPVQLSDLISATVTLASAEAKERGVDLKVESLADVTLTGVQGGALREALSNLVLNAVQATEAGGEVKIQAAVHTVAADPRVRPTDLAAATLTLTVTDSGPGIPADAQQRVFEPFYSAKSRGTGLGLAIVQRRVVEVGGSVQLTSPVDDGHGTRFRLIVPIAAVGEETSSERRN, from the coding sequence ATGTCGCCAATTCAAATCCTAAAGCTTGTCGGATTCGCTACAGGCGCAACCCTCCACCTTTACATCGCGTGGCTGATTTGGAACCGGCGGTTCGGCTCGCGCGAGAAGCTCACGCAGCCGGTTCAACTGATCACCATCGTCAATCTCTGCCTCGGCGTCTGGTTCCTCGGCAATCTGTTCATCACTTTTCACGAGCTGCTGATTGGAGTCGAGCGTCTCACTGTGCTGCTGCGCGCCTGGGACACGCTGGCGATGACCGCCGTGGCGTTGCTTCCTGCAGCTTTGCTTCACGCACACATTGGCTTCTGGGCTTCGCTTGACGGGTATCGCACGCTCAAGCCACGCGCGGTCAGGCTCATCGGCGCGGCGCTCTATTTGCCGATGACTTTTCTGCCTTATGCGTTCTACCGAATCAACGTCGGTGACTATCAGCCGTATCTGGTCAAGCTGCGCATGCTGCTGATTCCGTACTCGATCTGGTACCTGCTGGTGATGATCTCGTCGGCGGTGATTGATTGGTCGATCAAGGACCGCCTCGACCCGCGCGCGCTGCGCGAGCGAGCGTTCTTTAAGCGGGTGGCAGTGCTGCTCGTGTTGAACGGCCTGTTCGAATTCGTGGTCGTCGCGCTCCTGCGCACAGGCCCCAACGACGTGCCGTGGATACTGTTCATTCTATCGTCGCTGCTTCCGATCTTCTTCGTCGCGTATCACGTCTATCGCTACAAGCTGGTCGATGTAGCAGTCAAAGACAGCCTGGTGTACGCGGTGTTCGCACTCGTGTTCATAGCCGTCTACACGTACGGTGTGAGGCGTCTGGATCAATTTCTGGTCGATCGATTCGAGATCACTCCCGGCGTAGTTGAGGTGATCCTGATCCTCGGAATGGTCGCGCTTGCCAGCCCGTTGGTGCGAGTGATCGACCGAATGGTTCACCGGTTGTTCACAAGCGAGATCGGCTTGTATCGCGACGTGGTGCGGCAGGTGTCTTCGGGCGCTGAAGGCTTCGGCGAGCTGACTTCGCTGGTGCGCTACACGGAAGAGACCATCAGACGCGGGCTCGATCTGTCGACCGTTCGAGTCTTGCCCTTCAATGCGGCGGATGCTGGAAGTCCCGAGCGGCGGCTTGCTGAAAAGATGATCGAGTGGAACGCGGACGCAATCGAAACGGATGACGACGTTCAGGCGATCGGCGCAACTATCGCTTACGCGTTGAGGCGCGAGACCGAGCTTGTCGGGTTGATGTTGATCACAGCGGAGCCTCACGCGCTGACTTCTGAGAAGCGCGCGATCCTCGACGTGCTTGCTTCGCAAGTCGCGGTTGAAGTCGAGAGCTGCCGTCTTGTAGAAGAGAAAGTGCGGCTTGAACGTGAGCTTGCGAATCGCGAACATCTCGCGACGCTCGGGCAGATGGCTGCGCAGGTCGCACACGAAGTAAAGAACCCGTTGTCCTCGATCAAGTCCATCGCGCAAGTGATGCGCGAAGAGCAAGCGCTATCGGGCTACGAACAGGACCTGAGCTTGATCGTCAGCGAGATCGACCGCCTGAATCGTACCGTCTCGCAGTTGTTGGCATTCTCAAGGCCGAGCCACGCCGACACGCGCCCGGTCCAGCTTTCCGATTTGATAAGTGCGACAGTCACGCTGGCAAGCGCCGAAGCCAAAGAACGCGGAGTCGATCTGAAAGTCGAATCGCTCGCCGACGTGACACTGACGGGCGTGCAAGGCGGAGCGTTGCGTGAAGCCTTGAGCAATCTTGTGCTGAACGCGGTGCAAGCGACGGAAGCTGGCGGTGAAGTGAAGATTCAAGCGGCCGTCCATACCGTAGCCGCAGACCCGCGTGTCCGTCCGACTGATCTTGCGGCAGCGACGCTGACTCTGACCGTGACAGACAGCGGCCCGGGCATCCCGGCAGACGCGCAGCAGCGGGTCTTCGAGCCATTCTATTCAGCGAAGTCACGCGGCACCGGTCTCGGGCTTGCGATCGTCCAACGCCGCGTCGTCGAGGTTGGCGGCTCGGTTCAGCTCACAAGCCCCGTCGATGATGGCCACGGCACACGCTTTCGATTGATCGTGCCGATCGCCGCTGTTGGTGAAGAGACTAGTTCAGAGCGGAGGAACTGA
- a CDS encoding gamma-glutamyltransferase family protein yields the protein MKLLRSLICLAAAAAVIALSVARPVADTFRPVVRGKRGAVAAGHPLSAEAGLRLLQQGGNAVDAGCAAILAASVIEFSHFSFGGEVPIIIKRSNGAVTVINGQGTAPQLATRQFFLDQAKKGEQQKGPPFIPSSGILPATVPAVLDAVVTALDRFGTKSLAQVMQPALELADGVPIDELRAGYIERTRKVYEPWPTSAKVFLAGGRAPKPGEMFSQPDLARTLREIVRAERAAASRGRHAALTAARDYFYKGVIAKRISDFCAANGGLLRAGDFAAFHAKVEEPAHSSYRGYEVYKTGFFAQGPVMLEALNMLEGYDLRAMKHNSADYIHTLTEAMKLGFADRDRYYGDPDFVRVPASELLSKDYAAMRRSLIDEKHASLEQRPGDPVNKKPLINGGPNPALTGQSSVPEAERANDTTCVNVIDKDGNLFSATPSGAWLPAVVAGDTGVMLGQRMQSFLLEEGHPNVLQPGKRPRITLTPTLILKDGKPFMVLSTPGGDNQDQSLIQVMLNIVEFGMNVQEAVEAPRFQTLHLVSSFDDHRFNPGMLNLEDRITKEVRDDLASRGHKVEMQAAFGNPSAPTVIRYYSDSGVIEAGADPRRGRYAIAW from the coding sequence ATGAAGCTATTGCGAAGCTTGATTTGCCTGGCCGCCGCCGCCGCAGTCATCGCATTGTCTGTCGCCCGGCCTGTTGCCGACACCTTTCGCCCGGTAGTAAGAGGCAAACGAGGCGCAGTTGCGGCCGGCCATCCGCTTTCCGCCGAAGCAGGACTGCGCTTGCTTCAGCAGGGTGGCAACGCCGTCGATGCCGGCTGCGCCGCGATACTGGCCGCTTCAGTTATCGAGTTCTCACACTTCTCATTCGGCGGCGAAGTTCCAATCATCATCAAGCGATCGAACGGCGCGGTGACGGTCATCAACGGCCAGGGCACGGCGCCGCAACTCGCTACTCGCCAGTTCTTCCTCGATCAAGCGAAGAAAGGCGAGCAACAGAAAGGCCCACCCTTCATTCCATCATCGGGCATTCTTCCAGCGACCGTTCCCGCTGTGCTCGATGCAGTAGTGACGGCGCTTGATCGCTTTGGGACGAAATCGCTTGCCCAGGTTATGCAGCCTGCTCTTGAGCTGGCCGACGGGGTTCCGATCGATGAGCTGCGCGCGGGCTACATCGAAAGAACTCGAAAGGTATACGAGCCGTGGCCGACAAGCGCGAAGGTGTTCCTGGCAGGCGGCCGCGCTCCGAAACCGGGTGAGATGTTTTCGCAACCCGATCTGGCGCGCACGCTCCGCGAGATAGTCAGAGCCGAGCGAGCGGCGGCTTCGCGCGGGCGGCACGCCGCACTGACGGCTGCCCGAGATTATTTCTACAAGGGCGTGATTGCAAAACGCATCTCAGACTTCTGCGCGGCGAATGGCGGATTGCTTCGCGCGGGCGACTTCGCGGCCTTTCACGCGAAGGTCGAAGAGCCGGCACATTCCTCGTATCGCGGCTATGAAGTTTATAAGACCGGTTTCTTTGCGCAGGGGCCCGTGATGCTCGAGGCGTTGAATATGCTCGAGGGCTATGACCTGCGCGCGATGAAGCACAACTCGGCCGACTACATTCACACGCTAACCGAAGCAATGAAGCTGGGATTTGCCGACCGCGATCGCTACTACGGCGATCCTGACTTCGTGCGCGTTCCGGCGAGCGAGTTACTATCGAAGGACTACGCCGCGATGCGCCGGTCTCTGATTGACGAGAAGCACGCTTCGCTAGAGCAGCGCCCGGGCGATCCGGTGAACAAGAAACCGCTGATCAACGGCGGTCCAAATCCCGCGCTGACCGGACAGTCCTCGGTGCCTGAAGCCGAGCGCGCTAACGACACGACCTGCGTCAACGTCATCGATAAGGACGGCAACCTGTTTAGCGCGACTCCATCGGGCGCGTGGCTGCCCGCGGTGGTCGCGGGCGACACCGGCGTGATGCTTGGTCAACGCATGCAATCGTTCCTGCTGGAGGAAGGCCATCCAAACGTCCTGCAGCCCGGCAAGCGGCCGCGGATCACATTGACGCCTACGCTGATTCTGAAGGACGGCAAGCCATTCATGGTGCTCTCAACGCCGGGCGGTGACAATCAGGACCAGTCGCTCATTCAAGTCATGCTGAACATCGTCGAGTTCGGGATGAACGTGCAAGAAGCGGTCGAGGCTCCGCGGTTCCAGACCTTGCACCTCGTGAGCTCGTTTGACGATCACCGATTCAACCCCGGCATGCTGAACCTTGAAGACCGAATCACGAAAGAAGTGAGGGATGATCTCGCATCGCGCGGGCACAAAGTCGAAATGCAAGCGGCGTTCGGGAATCCTTCAGCGCCGACGGTGATAAGGTACTACAGCGACTCGGGGGTGATTGAAGCGGGCGCTGATCCGCGGCGCGGCAGATACGCGATTGCATGGTAA
- a CDS encoding DUF2442 domain-containing protein codes for MDRLLHTPQTDRRPENHTADQITLPEGAIVEIVRAERLSDYMLRLFFSDGADRVVDFEPFLNNSQNPMIRAYLDPQKFGGFRLEHGDLIWDDYGLCFPIADLYEGRL; via the coding sequence ATGGATAGATTACTTCATACTCCACAAACCGATCGACGCCCGGAGAATCACACGGCGGATCAGATAACGTTGCCGGAGGGCGCGATCGTTGAGATAGTCCGCGCGGAGCGGCTGTCGGACTACATGCTGAGGCTCTTTTTTAGCGACGGCGCTGATCGCGTTGTGGACTTCGAACCTTTTCTGAACAATTCTCAAAATCCGATGATCCGCGCATATCTAGATCCGCAGAAGTTTGGAGGCTTCCGTTTGGAACACGGCGATTTGATCTGGGACGATTACGGGCTGTGCTTTCCGATCGCGGACTTGTACGAAGGCAGACTGTAG